In Micromonospora purpureochromogenes, a single window of DNA contains:
- the mfd gene encoding transcription-repair coupling factor, with amino-acid sequence MLTGLFSAALADPGLARARDLARSGAAQVDGLDLTAPAALRPFAVAAVAADPVEAGGGAGRPVLAVTATTREADDLASALGSLLPPEQVAVFPSWETLPHERLSPRSDTVGRRLAVLRRLAHPQSADAHGRTGPLRVVVAPVRSLLQPQLKGLGDLEPVQLTAGDEADLEEVARRLTDMAYARVDLVTKRGEFAVRGGILDVFPPTDEHPSRVEFWGDEVEEIRTFAVADQRTIEQVPQLWAPPCRELLLTPSVRERAAALAGEHPELAEILDKLAEGIPVEGMESLVPALLGNESLELLLDCMPAGTHVLLCDPERIRTRAHDLVRTSEEFLQASWAAAAVGGQAPVDLGAAAFRTLAEVRAAARTRRQPWWTLAPFGLVEADATAGVRQPWEDEPAEVDVTPDDAIAVSLAAQPAPLYHGETSRVVDDLKRWAGEGWSIALVFEGHGPAERAVEVLRDAGLGARLVEEVPAAPAPGEVLVSCGCLTAGFVDEASRFVLLTGNDVTGGRGTSTRDMRKMPSRRRNTIDPLELKAGDHVVHEQHGIGRYVELVQRTVNGASREYLVIEYAPSKRGQPGDRLFVPTDQLDQLSRYVGGEQPTLHKMGGSDWQKSKARARKAVKEIAAQLIQLYAARKASKGHSFGPDTPWQRELEDAFPWQETPDQLAAIEEVKRDMEQTVPMDRLICGDVGYGKTEIAVRAAFKAVQDGKQVAVLVPTTLLVQQHYNTFAERMGQFPVTIRQLSRFQTPKESERTLEMIADGTVDIVIGTHRLLQTATRFKQLGMVIIDEEQRFGVEHKEHLKTLRASVDVLSMSATPIPRTLEMAITGIREMSTIATPPEERHPVLTFVGAYDDRQVAASIHRELLRDGQVFYLHNRVESIDKAARRLRELVPEARVAVAHGQMGEDALEKVMVGFWEKEFDVLVCTTIVESGIDIPNANTLIVERADLLGLAQLHQIRGRVGRGRERAYAYFLYPPEKPLTEHAHERLATIAQHTELGAGMYVAMKDLEIRGAGNLLGGEQSGHIEGVGFDLYVRMVGEAVSAFKGERQEEEADVKIDLPIDAHLPHDYVGVERLRLEMYRKLAEARDDERLREVVAEMTDRYGEPPAPVQNLVAVARFRLLARRYGLTDVSMQGKHLRFGPLPLPDSKQLRLKRYHPDSVYKQATDQVSVPRPSTRRVGGEPLRDQALLEWCAQLLSDVLGEPAALAGASA; translated from the coding sequence ATGCTCACCGGACTCTTCTCCGCCGCCCTGGCCGATCCCGGGCTGGCCCGGGCGCGTGACCTGGCGCGCTCCGGTGCCGCCCAGGTCGACGGCCTCGACCTCACCGCCCCGGCGGCGCTGCGCCCGTTCGCCGTGGCCGCCGTCGCGGCCGATCCGGTCGAGGCCGGTGGTGGCGCGGGCCGCCCCGTGCTCGCCGTGACGGCCACCACCCGCGAGGCCGACGACCTGGCCTCGGCGCTGGGCAGCCTGCTTCCGCCCGAGCAGGTGGCGGTCTTCCCGTCCTGGGAGACGCTGCCGCACGAGCGGCTCTCGCCGCGCTCCGACACCGTCGGCCGCCGGCTGGCCGTGCTGCGCCGGCTGGCGCACCCGCAGTCGGCCGACGCGCACGGTCGTACGGGCCCGCTGCGGGTGGTCGTCGCGCCGGTGCGGTCGCTGCTGCAACCGCAGCTCAAGGGGCTCGGCGATCTCGAACCGGTGCAGCTCACCGCCGGCGACGAGGCCGATCTGGAGGAGGTGGCCCGCCGGCTCACCGACATGGCGTACGCGCGGGTCGACCTGGTCACCAAGCGCGGCGAGTTCGCGGTGCGCGGCGGCATCCTGGACGTCTTCCCGCCCACCGACGAGCACCCCTCCCGGGTCGAGTTCTGGGGCGACGAGGTGGAGGAGATCCGCACCTTCGCCGTCGCCGACCAGCGCACCATCGAGCAGGTCCCGCAGCTGTGGGCGCCGCCCTGCCGGGAGCTGCTGCTCACCCCGTCGGTGCGGGAGCGGGCCGCTGCGCTGGCCGGGGAGCACCCGGAGCTGGCCGAGATCCTCGACAAGCTGGCCGAGGGCATCCCGGTCGAGGGGATGGAGTCGCTGGTCCCGGCGCTGCTCGGCAACGAGAGCCTGGAGCTGCTGCTGGACTGCATGCCGGCCGGCACCCACGTACTGCTCTGCGACCCGGAGCGGATCCGCACCCGGGCGCACGACCTGGTCCGTACCTCGGAGGAGTTCCTCCAGGCCAGCTGGGCCGCGGCCGCCGTCGGCGGCCAGGCCCCGGTCGACCTCGGCGCCGCCGCCTTCCGGACCCTGGCCGAGGTACGCGCGGCGGCCCGCACGCGGCGCCAGCCCTGGTGGACCCTCGCCCCGTTCGGCCTGGTCGAGGCGGACGCCACCGCCGGAGTCCGGCAGCCCTGGGAGGACGAGCCCGCCGAGGTCGACGTCACGCCCGACGACGCGATCGCGGTGAGCCTGGCGGCGCAGCCCGCCCCGCTCTACCACGGCGAGACTTCCCGGGTGGTCGACGACCTCAAGCGCTGGGCCGGCGAGGGCTGGTCGATCGCGCTGGTCTTCGAGGGGCACGGCCCCGCCGAGCGGGCGGTCGAGGTGCTCCGCGACGCCGGTCTGGGCGCCCGCCTGGTCGAGGAGGTGCCGGCCGCGCCCGCTCCCGGCGAGGTGCTGGTGAGCTGTGGCTGCCTGACCGCCGGCTTCGTCGACGAGGCGTCCCGGTTCGTGCTGCTCACCGGCAACGACGTCACCGGCGGCCGGGGCACCTCCACCCGCGACATGCGGAAGATGCCGAGCCGGCGGCGCAACACCATCGACCCGCTGGAGCTCAAGGCCGGCGACCACGTGGTGCACGAGCAGCACGGCATCGGCCGGTACGTCGAGCTGGTGCAGCGCACCGTCAACGGCGCCTCCCGGGAATACCTGGTCATCGAGTACGCGCCGAGCAAGCGCGGCCAGCCCGGCGACCGGCTCTTCGTCCCCACCGACCAGCTCGACCAGCTCAGCCGCTACGTCGGCGGCGAGCAGCCCACCCTGCACAAGATGGGCGGCTCGGACTGGCAGAAGTCCAAGGCCCGCGCCCGCAAGGCGGTCAAGGAGATCGCCGCGCAGCTGATCCAGCTCTACGCCGCCCGCAAGGCGTCCAAGGGGCACTCGTTCGGCCCCGACACCCCGTGGCAGCGGGAGCTGGAGGACGCCTTCCCCTGGCAGGAGACGCCGGACCAGCTCGCCGCGATCGAAGAGGTCAAGCGGGACATGGAGCAGACCGTCCCGATGGACCGGCTGATCTGCGGCGACGTCGGCTACGGCAAGACCGAGATCGCCGTACGGGCCGCCTTCAAGGCGGTGCAGGACGGCAAGCAGGTGGCCGTGCTGGTGCCCACCACGCTGCTGGTGCAGCAGCACTACAACACCTTCGCCGAGCGGATGGGCCAGTTCCCGGTGACCATCCGGCAGCTGTCCCGCTTCCAGACGCCGAAGGAGTCCGAGCGGACCTTGGAGATGATCGCCGACGGCACCGTGGACATCGTCATCGGCACCCACCGGCTGCTCCAGACGGCGACCCGGTTCAAGCAGCTCGGCATGGTGATCATCGACGAGGAGCAGCGGTTCGGCGTCGAGCACAAGGAGCACCTGAAGACGCTGCGCGCCTCGGTGGACGTGCTGAGCATGTCGGCCACCCCGATCCCGCGGACGCTGGAGATGGCGATCACCGGCATCCGGGAGATGTCCACCATCGCGACCCCGCCGGAGGAGCGGCACCCGGTGCTCACCTTCGTCGGGGCGTACGACGACCGGCAGGTGGCCGCCTCCATCCACCGCGAGCTGCTCCGCGACGGGCAGGTCTTCTACCTGCACAACCGGGTCGAGTCGATCGACAAGGCGGCCCGGCGGCTCCGCGAGCTGGTGCCCGAGGCGCGGGTCGCGGTGGCGCACGGCCAGATGGGCGAGGACGCGCTGGAGAAGGTGATGGTCGGCTTCTGGGAGAAGGAGTTCGACGTCCTGGTCTGCACCACGATCGTCGAGTCCGGCATCGACATCCCGAACGCCAACACCCTGATCGTGGAGCGGGCCGACCTGCTCGGCCTGGCCCAGCTGCACCAGATCCGGGGCCGGGTCGGCCGCGGTCGGGAGCGGGCGTACGCGTACTTCCTCTACCCGCCGGAGAAGCCGCTGACCGAGCACGCCCACGAGCGGCTGGCCACCATCGCCCAGCACACCGAGCTGGGCGCCGGCATGTACGTGGCGATGAAGGACCTGGAGATCCGGGGCGCCGGCAACCTGCTCGGCGGCGAGCAGTCCGGCCACATCGAGGGCGTCGGCTTCGACCTGTACGTCCGGATGGTCGGCGAGGCGGTGTCGGCGTTCAAGGGCGAGCGCCAGGAGGAGGAGGCCGACGTCAAGATCGACCTTCCGATCGACGCGCACCTGCCGCACGACTACGTCGGGGTGGAGCGGCTGCGGCTGGAGATGTACCGCAAGCTGGCCGAGGCCCGCGACGACGAGCGGCTGCGCGAGGTGGTCGCCGAGATGACCGACCGGTACGGCGAGCCGCCCGCCCCGGTGCAGAACCTGGTCGCGGTGGCCCGGTTCCGCCTGCTGGCCCGCCGGTACGGCCTGACCGACGTGTCGATGCAGGGCAAGCACCTCCGGTTCGGCCCCCTGCCGCTGCCGGACTCCAAGCAGCTGCGGCTCAAGCGCTACCACCCGGACTCGGTCTACAAGCAGGCCACCGACCAGGTCAGCGTGCCGCGGCCGAGCACCCGCCGGGTCGGCGGCGAACCGCTGCGCGACCAGGCGCTGCTGGAGTGGTGCGCGCAGCTCCTCTCCGACGTGCTGGGCGAGCCGGCGGCGCTGGCCGGGGCGTCGGCGTGA
- a CDS encoding helix-turn-helix domain-containing protein encodes MPDQVGGDPRARTTAGRWRVLGVTDGALLYQVRCLVDDPGWHGPLPNLGHRVFLGRSGASLRRLNGQLTFADATSVLFSRPGDEMHVSHPLGDGDVYTCLELSPELLADRPDAAQWLDRRGWDGSVDERLDLEHRMLVARCARGVDRFEFTERMHRFVGRLLSASPIGAGEPGAEIERAVGRRPATLAAHRRLADRARQVLAGSDFRLGLTEVAEQVGCSPHHLSRVFQRVTGQSLTAYRNRLRVRAVLDVLAADDGQPLGTVAADHGFADQAHLTRVVRERVGHPPARLRRLLTAAEAA; translated from the coding sequence ATGCCGGACCAGGTCGGCGGTGATCCCCGGGCACGGACCACCGCGGGTCGGTGGCGGGTGCTGGGCGTCACCGACGGTGCCCTGCTCTACCAGGTGCGCTGCCTCGTCGACGATCCCGGCTGGCACGGGCCGCTGCCCAACCTGGGCCACCGGGTCTTCCTCGGCCGCTCCGGGGCCTCGCTGCGCCGGCTCAACGGGCAGCTCACCTTCGCCGACGCCACCTCGGTGCTGTTCAGCCGGCCCGGCGACGAGATGCACGTCAGCCACCCGCTCGGCGACGGCGACGTCTACACCTGCCTGGAGCTGTCACCGGAGCTGCTGGCCGACCGGCCGGACGCCGCGCAGTGGCTGGACCGGCGCGGCTGGGACGGCAGCGTGGACGAACGCCTCGACCTGGAACACCGGATGCTGGTGGCCCGCTGCGCGCGGGGCGTGGACCGGTTCGAGTTCACCGAGCGGATGCACCGCTTCGTCGGCCGGCTGCTCAGCGCCAGCCCGATCGGCGCCGGCGAGCCCGGCGCGGAGATCGAACGGGCCGTCGGCCGGCGTCCCGCCACCCTGGCCGCGCACCGCCGGCTGGCCGACCGGGCCCGGCAGGTGCTCGCCGGCTCCGACTTCCGGCTGGGGCTGACCGAGGTGGCCGAGCAGGTGGGCTGCTCGCCGCACCACCTGAGCCGGGTGTTCCAGCGGGTCACCGGGCAGAGCCTCACCGCGTACCGCAACCGGCTGCGGGTCCGCGCGGTGCTCGACGTGCTGGCCGCCGACGACGGGCAGCCGCTGGGCACGGTCGCCGCCGACCACGGCTTCGCCGACCAGGCGCACCTGACCCGGGTGGTCCGGGAACGGGTGGGCCACCCGCCGGCCCGGCTGCGCCGGCTGCTCACCGCCGCCGAGGCGGCCTGA
- a CDS encoding cyclase family protein — translation MGEQYRAQFDAEVTFANGGGLRTEGFRLDIPGREIDDEALAALFVRHLGLLMVADVRITGRTIIEEPHKGGRGVSADPGDQGRRLVELSHVITDGMTTLPGWPGPRISEWLTREASRANYAPGTEFQVGRIDMIANTGTYLDTPAHRWAEGVDLTGVPLDRLADLPGLVVRVPAGTRAVDRLLLAPYDVAGRAVLLHTGWSAHFGTDRYGAPDAPYLTGDGARALVEAGAALVGVDSINIDDMSPASGGERPAHSALLAAGIPIVEHLTGLDALPPDRFRFTAAPPMVAGMGTFPVRAFAVVG, via the coding sequence ATGGGAGAGCAGTACCGGGCGCAGTTCGACGCGGAGGTCACGTTCGCCAACGGGGGCGGGCTGCGGACCGAGGGGTTCCGGCTGGACATCCCGGGGCGGGAGATCGACGACGAGGCGCTGGCCGCGCTCTTCGTCCGGCACCTCGGGCTGCTGATGGTCGCCGACGTACGGATCACCGGCCGGACGATCATCGAGGAGCCGCACAAGGGCGGCCGGGGCGTCAGCGCCGACCCGGGTGACCAGGGCCGACGCCTGGTCGAGCTGAGTCACGTGATCACCGACGGCATGACCACCCTGCCCGGCTGGCCGGGCCCCCGGATCAGCGAGTGGCTGACCCGCGAGGCCTCCCGGGCGAACTACGCCCCGGGCACCGAGTTCCAGGTGGGCCGGATCGACATGATCGCCAACACCGGGACGTACCTGGACACTCCCGCGCACCGCTGGGCCGAGGGCGTCGACCTCACCGGCGTCCCGCTGGACCGGCTCGCCGACCTGCCCGGCCTGGTGGTCCGGGTGCCGGCCGGCACCCGCGCGGTGGACCGGCTGCTGCTGGCGCCGTACGACGTCGCCGGGCGCGCGGTGCTGCTGCACACCGGCTGGTCCGCGCACTTCGGCACCGACCGGTACGGCGCGCCGGACGCCCCGTACCTCACCGGCGACGGGGCCCGCGCCCTAGTCGAGGCGGGCGCCGCGCTGGTCGGCGTCGACTCGATCAACATCGACGACATGAGCCCGGCGTCCGGGGGTGAGCGCCCGGCGCACAGCGCGCTGCTGGCCGCCGGCATCCCGATCGTGGAGCACCTGACCGGCCTGGACGCCCTGCCCCCGGACAGGTTCCGGTTCACCGCCGCCCCACCCATGGTGGCCGGCATGGGCACCTTCCCGGTCCGCGCCTTCGCCGTCGTCGGCTGA
- a CDS encoding S66 family peptidase, producing MTFPTYPRKPRPGDRVAVVSPSAGLPGLFPHVYELGLRRLREEFGLEPVEYPTTRTMGADPRDRARDLTAAFADPTITAVLATVGGDDLITVTPHLDDAVLRANPKPYFGYSDNTNVLNHLYRLGIVAYHGGSVLVHLGRSGRPHPLTFDSLRAALFTSGWYDLTPAPEWGDEPRDWRDPATLTQEPVMFPGTGWHWQGPATVVQGRTWGGNLEILHWLMAADRVPAAAELAGSVLVLETSEELPSAQEVFRIVRNMGERGLLATFPAVVVGRPKAWDFDNPRPVADRLAWAQAQREAVSRALAPYRPDAVAVFDVDLGHTDPQLIIPYGGEIRVDAVERRISVRY from the coding sequence ATGACCTTCCCGACCTACCCGCGCAAGCCCCGCCCCGGCGACCGGGTCGCGGTCGTCTCACCCTCCGCCGGCCTGCCGGGTCTCTTCCCCCACGTGTACGAGCTGGGCCTGCGCCGGCTGCGCGAGGAGTTCGGCCTGGAGCCGGTGGAGTATCCGACGACCCGGACGATGGGCGCCGACCCGAGGGACCGGGCCCGGGACCTCACCGCCGCCTTCGCCGACCCGACGATCACCGCCGTGCTGGCCACCGTGGGTGGCGACGACCTGATCACGGTCACCCCGCACCTGGACGACGCGGTGCTGCGGGCCAACCCGAAGCCGTACTTCGGCTACTCCGACAACACCAACGTCCTCAACCACCTGTACCGGCTGGGCATCGTGGCGTACCACGGCGGGTCGGTGCTGGTGCACCTCGGCCGGTCCGGCAGGCCGCACCCGCTCACCTTCGACTCGCTGCGCGCCGCCCTGTTCACCTCCGGCTGGTACGACCTCACGCCCGCCCCGGAGTGGGGCGACGAACCGCGCGACTGGCGCGACCCGGCCACCCTGACGCAGGAGCCGGTGATGTTCCCCGGCACCGGCTGGCACTGGCAGGGCCCGGCGACCGTGGTCCAGGGGCGCACCTGGGGCGGCAACCTGGAGATCCTGCACTGGCTGATGGCCGCCGACCGGGTCCCCGCCGCCGCGGAACTGGCCGGCTCGGTGCTGGTGCTCGAAACCTCGGAGGAGCTCCCGAGCGCCCAGGAGGTGTTCCGGATCGTGCGGAACATGGGCGAGCGCGGACTGCTCGCGACCTTCCCCGCCGTCGTCGTCGGCCGCCCCAAGGCGTGGGACTTCGACAACCCCCGGCCGGTCGCGGACCGGCTGGCGTGGGCCCAGGCGCAGCGGGAGGCGGTCAGCCGGGCGCTGGCCCCGTACCGCCCCGACGCGGTGGCGGTCTTCGACGTCGACCTCGGCCACACCGACCCGCAGCTGATCATCCCGTACGGCGGGGAGATCCGGGTGGACGCCGTCGAGCGGCGGATCTCGGTGCGCTACTGA